AGCGGAGGCTGAAGGGGAGCTGGGCGAGAGGGAGGTAGAAGTCGAGTCTTTATTCCCACTACCGACTGCTGAGGCATCCTGAAGAATCATGTCCCAGCAAAGAGATGCTAAGGTGTTGCTCCTGGCAGGCTTGGCTTCTTGCCAGCTACTGGGCTTTGCTATCTAAGAGGACGGTAACCGGGCCGTCGTTGTAGATTTCCACCAGCATGTGTTGCTGGAAGCGGCCAGTGGAGACTTTGAGCCCACTGGCCCTCGCTACCTCTACGAAGCTATTGAATAGGGCTTCGGCTTCACCGGGCAAAGCAGCTTGGGTGAAGCTAGGGCGGCGGCCTTTCCGAGTATCAGCCAGAAGCGTGAACTGACTTACGGCCAGCAGTTCTCCTCTTATGTCCAGAAGCGACAGATTGAATTTGCCTGCTTCATCTGAAAA
Above is a genomic segment from Chloroflexota bacterium containing:
- a CDS encoding D-tyrosyl-tRNA(Tyr) deacylase, translating into MKALLQRVTQASVTVGGEKVSQIGRGLVALVGVAQGDSEKDVRYLADKTINLRIFSDEAGKFNLSLLDIRGELLAVSQFTLLADTRKGRRPSFTQAALPGEAEALFNSFVEVARASGLKVSTGRFQQHMLVEIYNDGPVTVLLDSKAQ